From a single Miscanthus floridulus cultivar M001 chromosome 8, ASM1932011v1, whole genome shotgun sequence genomic region:
- the LOC136475555 gene encoding uncharacterized mitochondrial protein AtMg00810-like, with amino-acid sequence MATFLLSIGFVEAKSDTSLFVYQRGSDTAYLLLYVDDIVLTASSSDLLRRIISALQREFAMKDLGELHHFLGMHVQRSGDGLLLSQRQYMLDILDRAGMAECKPCSTPVDTHPKVAAAEGAPVSDATDFRSLVGALQYLTFTRPDIAYAVQQVCLHMHDPREPHLTALKRILRYVRGTLHLGLLLRPSTSTDLVVYTDADWASCPDTRKSTSGYAVFLGDNLVSWSSKRQNIVSRSSVEAEYRAVANGVAEATWLCQLLLELHAPLRRATLVYYDNISAVYMTSNPVQHQRTKHIEIDLHFVRERVAIGDLRVLHVPTSSQYADIFTKGRPTSVFTEFRSSLNVQSG; translated from the coding sequence ATGGCTACTTTCTTGCTGTCTATTGGGTTTGTTGAAGCCAAGTCAGACACCTCACTCTTCGTCTACCAGCGTGGTTCCGACACAGCCTACTTGTTGCTATATGTTGACGACATTGTCCTCACAGCATCATCTTCAGACCTTCTTCGGCGGATCATCTCAGCACTTCAGCGAGAATTCgccatgaaagatcttggtgaactaCATCACTTCCTCGGCATGCATGTTCAGCGAAGTGGTGATGGACTCCTGCTCTCACAGCGACAGTACATGCTGGATATCCTCGATCGCGCCggaatggctgagtgcaagccatgctctACTCCAGTGGACACCCATCCTAAGGTTGCTGCCGCTGAGGGGGCCCCTGTGTCTGATGCTACCGACTTCCGCAGTCTTGTTGGAGCCCTTCAGTACTTGACATTCACCCGCCCAGACATTGCATATGCCGTTCAGCAGGTCTGTCTTCACATGCACGACCCTCGGGAGCCTCACCTCACTGCTCTGAAGCGGATTCTTCGCTATGTTCGGGGCACACTCCACCTCGGTCTCCTGCTGCGACCTTCCACTTCGACTGATCTTGTCGTCTACACCGACGCTGATTGGGCTAGTTGTCCGGACACTCGCAAGTCCACCTCGGGCTATGCAGTGTTCCTTGGTGACAATCTTGtttcttggtcctccaagcgccagAACATAGTATCAAGATCAAGTGTTGAAGCTGAATATCGCGCGGTGGCCAACGGAGTTGCAGAGGCAACTTGGCTATGCCAGCTTCTCCTAGAGTTGCATGCCCCTCTTCGGCGCGCCACACTGGTGTACTACGACAACATCAGTGCAGTCTACATGACCTCCAACCCGGTGCAACATCAGCGCACCAAGCACATCGAGATTGATCTTCACTTCGTCCGGGAGCGAGTCGCCATTGGTGACCTTCGTGTTCTGCATGTTCCCACCTCTTCGCAATATGcagacatcttcaccaaggggcGGCCTACCTCAGTGTTCACGGAGTTCAGGTCCAGTCTAAACGTGCAGAGTGGCTGA